From a region of the Acidobacteriota bacterium genome:
- the atpD gene encoding F0F1 ATP synthase subunit beta, producing MKISDGLSNLGNVVSVRGSVVDVRFDEKLPPIASLLHANEGQIAIEVMSHLDSRRVRGVALTPTQGLARGMTVEDSGGPLKAPVGKGILSRMFNVFGEPIDGGEAPQDVQWRAVHQDPPPLARRSTKSEVFETGIKAIDVLMPLERGGKAGLFGGAGVGKTVLLTEMIHNMIGRHEGVSLFCGIGERCREGEELYREMKDAGVLPNMVMIFGQMNEPPGSRFRVGHAALTMAEYFRDDERRDVLLLIDNIFRFIQAGSEMSGLMGQMPSRLGYQPTMGTELAQLEERIANTDTGAITSIQAVYVPADDFTDPAAVHTFSHLSASIVLSRKRAGEGLYPAVDPMESSSKMATPGVVGERHYQLAQDIRRTLAQYAELKDIIAMLGLEQLSPEDRNVVARARRLERFLTQPFFTTEQFTGLQGKLVSLEDALDGCERILRDEFQDYPESALYMIGTVAEAQKKGDEAGES from the coding sequence ATGAAGATTTCGGACGGACTTTCGAACCTTGGGAATGTTGTCTCGGTGCGCGGCAGCGTCGTCGATGTCCGTTTCGACGAGAAATTGCCTCCCATCGCCTCGCTGCTCCATGCGAACGAAGGGCAAATCGCCATTGAAGTCATGTCCCATCTCGATTCGCGCCGCGTGCGCGGCGTTGCCTTGACGCCCACGCAGGGCCTGGCCCGCGGCATGACCGTCGAAGACTCGGGCGGGCCGTTGAAGGCGCCGGTCGGCAAGGGCATCCTGTCGCGGATGTTCAACGTTTTCGGGGAACCCATCGACGGCGGGGAGGCACCCCAAGACGTGCAGTGGCGAGCCGTCCATCAGGATCCGCCGCCTCTGGCCCGCCGGTCCACCAAATCCGAGGTCTTCGAGACGGGCATCAAGGCCATCGATGTGCTGATGCCGCTCGAACGCGGCGGCAAAGCCGGGCTTTTCGGCGGCGCGGGCGTCGGCAAGACGGTGCTCCTCACGGAAATGATTCACAACATGATCGGCCGGCACGAGGGAGTCAGTCTGTTTTGCGGCATCGGAGAACGCTGCCGGGAAGGCGAGGAGCTTTACCGCGAAATGAAGGACGCCGGTGTTCTTCCGAACATGGTGATGATCTTCGGCCAGATGAACGAACCTCCCGGCAGCCGGTTCCGCGTGGGCCACGCCGCGCTCACGATGGCCGAATATTTCCGGGACGACGAGCGGCGCGATGTGCTGCTGCTTATCGACAATATTTTCCGGTTCATTCAGGCCGGCTCCGAAATGTCCGGCCTGATGGGACAGATGCCTTCGCGGCTCGGTTATCAGCCGACAATGGGCACGGAGCTGGCCCAGTTGGAGGAACGCATCGCCAACACCGACACCGGGGCCATCACCTCCATCCAGGCCGTCTATGTCCCGGCGGACGACTTCACCGATCCGGCGGCCGTGCACACTTTTTCCCACCTGTCCGCCTCCATCGTGCTCTCGCGCAAACGGGCCGGCGAGGGTCTTTATCCGGCCGTTGATCCCATGGAGTCGAGTTCAAAAATGGCCACGCCCGGGGTTGTCGGCGAGCGTCATTACCAATTGGCCCAGGACATCCGGCGGACGCTCGCGCAATATGCGGAACTCAAGGACATCATCGCCATGCTGGGTCTCGAGCAGCTTTCCCCCGAAGACCGCAACGTGGTCGCCCGAGCCCGGCGCTTGGAGCGTTTTTTGACCCAGCCGTTTTTCACAACCGAACAGTTCACCGGACTCCAGGGAAAACTCGTCAGCCTCGAAGACGCTCTCGACGGTTGCGAGCGCATACTCCGCGACGAATTTCAGGATTATCCGGAAAGTGCGCTCTACATGATCGGAACGGTGGCGGAAGCCCAAAAGAAAGGGGATGAGGCCGGTGAATCTTAA
- a CDS encoding F0F1 ATP synthase subunit epsilon yields MRPVNLKILLPFQVFAEKTGVSRIVAETGEGSFGILPRRLDCVAALVPGILTVESETEGEVYTAVDEGVLIKTGPDVFVSVRNAIAGTDLGRLREAVEKEFLNLDERERKVRSVLAKMESGFIRRLVDIHHERRT; encoded by the coding sequence ATGAGGCCGGTGAATCTTAAGATTCTTCTGCCGTTTCAGGTTTTTGCCGAGAAAACCGGCGTGTCGCGGATTGTCGCCGAGACCGGAGAGGGCTCGTTCGGAATTCTGCCGCGCCGCCTGGACTGCGTTGCGGCCCTCGTCCCCGGCATTTTGACCGTTGAAAGCGAAACGGAGGGCGAAGTCTACACGGCCGTCGACGAAGGGGTTCTGATCAAAACCGGCCCGGATGTCTTTGTTTCCGTGCGAAATGCCATCGCCGGAACGGACCTCGGCCGGCTGCGCGAGGCGGTGGAAAAGGAATTTCTGAATCTGGACGAACGGGAACGCAAGGTCCGTTCGGTGCTGGCGAAAATGGAAAGCGGCTTCATCCGCCGCCTCGTGGATATTCATCATGAGCGAAGAACATAA
- a CDS encoding AtpZ/AtpI family protein, which produces MSEEHKAEPRKTKPALIREVGAKAERKIRAQRQVNRTVWFGLGMMGLIGWSVAIPTLLGTVLGIWLDKRYPSGYSWTLMLLITGLAVGCLNAWHWVSKEDRAMREEQEDDDE; this is translated from the coding sequence ATGAGCGAAGAACATAAGGCCGAACCACGAAAAACGAAGCCGGCGCTCATCCGGGAAGTCGGCGCCAAGGCCGAGCGCAAAATCCGGGCGCAGCGCCAGGTCAATCGAACCGTCTGGTTCGGCCTGGGCATGATGGGCCTGATCGGCTGGTCGGTGGCGATTCCCACGCTGCTCGGAACGGTTCTGGGGATCTGGCTCGACAAGCGTTATCCCAGCGGCTATTCCTGGACTTTGATGCTTCTCATCACCGGGCTGGCCGTCGGCTGCCTGAACGCCTGGCATTGGGTCTCCAAGGAAGACCGGGCCATGCGGGAAGAACAGGAGGATGATGATGAATGA
- a CDS encoding ATP synthase subunit I, whose product MNDMLSLVPALGAGGIIGAIFFGGLWWTVRKGLTSKKPSLWFFGSLVVRTILALAGFYFVSGGEWKRLLACLLGFVIARVIVIRLTGPPIEHPESSTKKADHAT is encoded by the coding sequence ATGAATGACATGCTGTCTCTTGTCCCGGCCCTTGGCGCAGGAGGGATCATCGGAGCCATCTTTTTCGGCGGCCTCTGGTGGACCGTTCGGAAAGGCTTAACATCCAAAAAGCCGTCGCTATGGTTTTTCGGCAGCCTGGTCGTTCGAACGATCCTTGCTCTGGCCGGATTCTATTTTGTCTCCGGCGGCGAGTGGAAGAGACTCCTGGCGTGTCTCCTGGGATTCGTTATCGCGCGCGTCATCGTGATTCGGCTGACCGGGCCGCCTATCGAACATCCCGAATCTTCGACGAAGAAGGCCGACCATGCGACTTAG
- a CDS encoding F0F1 ATP synthase subunit A has protein sequence MRLSPDAVIFWQSGFLKLNATIIFTWGLMLLLAAGSKLITRRLSYGLKRSRWQNALEIIVTTIEKQIEEVGLRRPRKYLGFLGTIFLFVAASALFSIIPGYDSPTGSLSTTAALALCVFVAVPLYGIAEQGFGDYFKSYLKPTFIMLPFNIIGELSRTLALAVRLFGNMMSGAMIIGILLLIVPFIFPIVMTALGLLTGMVQAYIFFILATVYIAAATRAHDPGPGSKKERSSHG, from the coding sequence ATGCGACTTAGTCCCGACGCCGTCATCTTCTGGCAATCCGGATTTCTGAAGCTCAACGCCACCATTATTTTCACGTGGGGGCTGATGCTTCTTCTGGCCGCCGGTTCCAAACTCATCACGCGCCGATTGTCCTATGGGCTGAAACGCTCACGCTGGCAGAACGCTCTGGAAATCATCGTCACGACGATCGAGAAACAGATCGAAGAGGTCGGCCTGCGCCGGCCGCGGAAATACCTCGGATTTCTCGGCACAATTTTTCTGTTTGTCGCCGCCTCCGCTCTCTTTTCCATCATCCCCGGCTACGATTCTCCGACCGGCTCGCTCTCGACCACGGCGGCGCTTGCGCTGTGTGTTTTTGTGGCCGTGCCGCTTTACGGCATCGCCGAACAGGGCTTCGGCGACTATTTCAAGTCCTATCTGAAGCCGACCTTCATCATGCTGCCCTTCAACATCATCGGCGAACTGTCCCGCACCCTGGCCCTGGCCGTCCGCCTGTTCGGGAACATGATGAGCGGGGCGATGATCATCGGGATCCTTCTCCTGATCGTTCCCTTCATCTTCCCGATCGTCATGACGGCTCTCGGCCTGCTCACCGGCATGGTCCAGGCCTACATTTTCTTTATTCTGGCCACCGTTTATATTGCGGCCGCCACCCGCGCCCACGACCCCGGCCCCGGGTCGAAAAAAGAAAGGAGTTCCCATGGATAG
- a CDS encoding F0F1 ATP synthase subunit C, with protein sequence MDSMTIIGVASIVTAGITIALGSLGPALGQGRAVSTALSSLAQQPDASATITRTLFVGLAMIESTAIYCFVVAMILIFVNPFWNQILTQVTGN encoded by the coding sequence ATGGATAGCATGACCATCATCGGCGTGGCCTCCATTGTCACCGCCGGCATCACCATCGCGCTTGGCAGCCTGGGTCCGGCACTGGGGCAGGGAAGGGCCGTTTCGACGGCGCTGAGCTCCCTGGCTCAGCAGCCCGACGCCTCCGCCACCATCACCCGGACGCTGTTCGTCGGTCTGGCCATGATCGAGTCCACGGCGATTTACTGCTTTGTCGTCGCCATGATCCTCATTTTTGTCAACCCGTTCTGGAACCAGATCCTCACTCAGGTCACGGGGAACTAA
- a CDS encoding F0F1 ATP synthase subunit delta produces MLIDWFTVVAQIVNFLILVYLLKRFLYKPILKAIDAREKRIASEIENAEKKRAEARKERDAFQQKNKELEEHRDELMSRAEDEAKSERRRLIEEAQNAADVMRGKRREALKREHESLKDEIRRRIREEVFAVSRKALSDLAGASLEERMGEVFGKRLRELDEETKKKLSEALAASSEPVLVRSAFDLPDEQREAIQAAVKEAISAEIPVKFETAPDLVGGIELVAKGHKVAWSIADYLSSLEKDVEARLQPQTPNP; encoded by the coding sequence ATGCTGATCGATTGGTTCACGGTCGTTGCCCAGATCGTCAATTTCCTGATCCTGGTGTATCTGCTGAAGCGCTTTCTCTACAAACCCATTCTCAAGGCCATCGACGCCCGGGAAAAGCGGATCGCCTCCGAGATCGAGAACGCCGAAAAGAAACGGGCCGAGGCCCGGAAGGAGCGCGATGCGTTCCAACAGAAGAACAAGGAGTTGGAGGAACATCGGGACGAACTCATGAGCCGGGCCGAGGATGAGGCGAAGTCGGAGCGGCGGCGCCTGATCGAAGAGGCTCAAAATGCGGCCGATGTCATGCGCGGCAAACGGCGGGAAGCCCTGAAGCGCGAACATGAGAGCCTGAAGGATGAAATCCGCCGCCGCATCCGAGAGGAAGTCTTCGCCGTTTCCCGAAAGGCGCTGTCCGATCTTGCCGGAGCGAGCCTGGAAGAACGCATGGGCGAAGTTTTCGGGAAGCGTCTGCGGGAGCTGGATGAGGAGACAAAGAAGAAGCTTTCCGAGGCCCTGGCGGCCTCCTCCGAGCCGGTTCTTGTGCGCAGCGCCTTCGACCTGCCGGATGAACAGCGTGAGGCCATTCAAGCGGCGGTCAAAGAAGCGATCTCGGCGGAAATTCCCGTCAAGTTTGAAACCGCACCCGATCTGGTCGGCGGGATCGAACTTGTGGCCAAGGGACACAAAGTGGCCTGGAGCATCGCGGATTACCTGAGCTCACTGGAAAAAGACGTCGAGGCGCGTCTTCAGCCTCAAACACCGAACCCATGA
- a CDS encoding alternate F1F0 ATPase, F1 subunit alpha, whose amino-acid sequence MNKDPEDIQSVFDGALGDLRRVREEFTPQLAPRETGRVTRVSTGIALVSGLPGVGYDEQVIFPGRVPGIAFNVDEEDVGVVLLGDYRHLKAGDEVERTGRVMDVPVGEGLLGRVIDPVGRPLDGRGPVAASERLPIERPAASIMDRAPVSVPLQTGIKVIDALIPIGRGQRELILGDRQTGKTAIAVDTILNQSGKDVLCVYCAIGQRAAAVAKAAAILQENDAMEYTVVVVTEGNDPPGLAYIAPYAATAIAEFFMEQGRDVLIVYDDLTHHARAYRELSLLLRRPPGREAFPGDIFYIHSRLLERSTQMRPELGGGSLTALPIVETEAQNISAFIPTNLISITDGQIYLSPTLFQLGVLPAVDVGLSVSRVGGKAQRAAYRAVAGDLKLSYAQFEELETFARFGARLDEDTLKVIEHGRRIRACLKQPEFSPVAMPEQIVVLLALTGKLFKDVPLDRMTEAEGALREAAREIPGEVLERLETVEKLSDEDREAILQVARKALARFREPEPAGAESEPGIEPEHGTESG is encoded by the coding sequence ATGAACAAGGATCCGGAAGATATTCAGAGCGTTTTCGACGGCGCGCTTGGAGATCTGCGCCGGGTGCGGGAAGAATTCACCCCGCAACTTGCGCCTCGGGAAACGGGCCGGGTCACGCGGGTTTCCACGGGAATCGCCCTCGTGTCGGGTCTTCCCGGCGTCGGATACGATGAACAGGTCATTTTTCCGGGGCGGGTGCCCGGCATCGCCTTCAACGTTGATGAAGAAGACGTCGGCGTTGTTCTGCTCGGGGATTACCGCCATTTGAAGGCCGGAGACGAGGTCGAGCGGACCGGGCGGGTCATGGATGTGCCCGTGGGCGAAGGTTTGCTGGGGCGGGTGATCGATCCCGTCGGCCGTCCCCTCGACGGCCGGGGCCCTGTCGCCGCCTCGGAGCGCCTGCCTATCGAACGTCCCGCAGCGTCCATTATGGACCGCGCGCCTGTTTCCGTTCCGCTCCAGACCGGAATCAAGGTCATCGACGCCCTCATCCCGATCGGCCGCGGCCAGCGCGAGCTGATCCTCGGCGACCGGCAGACGGGAAAGACCGCTATCGCCGTCGACACGATTCTGAATCAGAGCGGAAAAGATGTCCTCTGCGTTTATTGCGCCATCGGGCAGCGCGCCGCCGCCGTCGCCAAGGCCGCCGCGATATTGCAGGAAAATGATGCGATGGAGTACACCGTTGTCGTTGTCACCGAGGGCAACGATCCGCCGGGACTGGCCTATATCGCTCCTTACGCCGCGACCGCAATCGCCGAGTTTTTCATGGAGCAGGGCCGCGATGTGCTGATCGTCTACGACGACCTCACCCATCACGCCCGCGCCTATCGCGAACTGTCTCTGCTGCTTCGCCGTCCACCCGGGCGAGAGGCGTTTCCCGGCGACATCTTCTACATCCACTCGCGGCTTCTGGAGCGATCGACGCAGATGCGCCCGGAACTCGGTGGGGGATCGCTCACCGCACTCCCCATCGTGGAAACCGAAGCGCAGAACATTTCCGCTTTCATTCCGACCAACCTGATCTCCATCACAGACGGACAGATCTACCTTTCTCCGACGCTTTTCCAGTTGGGCGTGCTGCCGGCGGTCGATGTGGGCTTATCCGTATCCCGCGTCGGCGGCAAGGCGCAACGGGCGGCTTACCGAGCCGTCGCGGGCGATCTCAAACTCTCTTATGCCCAGTTCGAAGAGCTCGAGACGTTTGCCCGCTTCGGCGCCCGACTGGATGAGGACACCCTCAAGGTCATCGAACACGGCCGGAGAATCCGCGCCTGCCTCAAGCAGCCGGAATTCTCGCCGGTCGCCATGCCGGAACAAATCGTCGTGCTGCTGGCTTTGACCGGCAAACTCTTCAAAGATGTTCCGCTGGACCGGATGACCGAAGCCGAGGGCGCTCTTCGCGAGGCGGCCCGGGAGATCCCGGGTGAAGTCCTCGAAAGACTGGAGACCGTCGAAAAACTGAGCGACGAGGATCGCGAGGCGATCCTCCAAGTCGCCCGCAAAGCGCTGGCCCGCTTCCGGGAGCCGGAGCCGGCGGGAGCTGAATCCGAACCAGGGATAGAGCCCGAGCATGGGACCGAGTCCGGTTGA
- a CDS encoding HPF/RaiA family ribosome-associated protein produces the protein MMQIQINTDRNIEGHDALTDEIAGVVENALSRFRNHITRVEVHVSDENSDKKVGYEAMRCLMEARLEGRQPIAVTHQARSLGEAVDGAADKLAGVIENTLGRLRDQERRMTAPVDSAPAEPKPEKES, from the coding sequence ATGATGCAGATTCAAATCAATACCGACCGCAATATCGAAGGTCACGATGCCCTGACCGATGAGATTGCCGGAGTCGTGGAAAATGCTCTGAGCCGATTCCGCAATCACATCACGCGGGTGGAAGTCCATGTGAGCGACGAGAACAGCGACAAAAAGGTCGGTTATGAGGCCATGCGCTGCCTGATGGAAGCCCGCCTTGAAGGCCGGCAGCCCATTGCGGTCACGCACCAGGCGCGGAGTTTGGGCGAAGCCGTCGATGGCGCTGCGGATAAGTTGGCGGGGGTAATCGAGAACACCCTCGGGCGGCTTCGCGATCAAGAAAGGCGCATGACCGCCCCTGTCGATTCGGCCCCAGCCGAGCCGAAACCTGAAAAAGAGTCGTGA
- a CDS encoding F0F1 ATP synthase subunit gamma has product MSETLAGLRRKISGAGDLQSVVRTMKAVAASSISQYENSVRALGNYYRSVELGLGVCFRNAGSSGGMTGEIRKRERRAIGAVVFGSDQGLVGRFNDVVADYAAENLAERKENLKIWAVGERVYGRLQDDGLPVSGFFTVPSSVKAITPLVGQILMEHDILRGGDEFAELHLFHNRPASGAVYEPVGQRLLPLDEEWGRRLAALPWPSKNLPEVVGGGAATLRALVREYLFVSLFRACAESLAGENASRLAAMQRAEKNIDELLESLTATFHRLRQSGIDAELFDVISGFEALTS; this is encoded by the coding sequence GTGAGCGAGACCCTGGCGGGACTGCGCCGCAAGATCTCCGGAGCCGGAGATCTTCAATCCGTTGTCCGCACGATGAAGGCCGTGGCCGCGTCGAGCATCAGCCAATACGAGAACTCGGTGCGCGCCCTGGGGAATTACTATCGTTCCGTGGAACTGGGACTTGGGGTCTGTTTCCGGAATGCCGGTTCATCGGGAGGGATGACCGGAGAGATCCGGAAACGTGAAAGACGGGCGATCGGCGCGGTCGTCTTCGGATCGGATCAGGGGCTGGTGGGCCGGTTCAATGATGTCGTGGCCGATTATGCGGCCGAAAACCTGGCGGAAAGGAAGGAAAACCTCAAGATCTGGGCGGTCGGCGAGCGCGTTTATGGCCGGCTGCAAGACGATGGTCTGCCGGTGTCGGGGTTTTTCACGGTGCCGAGCTCGGTCAAGGCCATCACCCCTTTGGTGGGGCAAATTCTCATGGAGCATGACATCTTGCGGGGCGGCGACGAGTTCGCCGAACTCCACCTCTTTCACAATCGTCCGGCCTCCGGTGCGGTTTATGAGCCTGTCGGTCAGCGGCTGTTGCCTCTGGATGAAGAATGGGGTCGCCGCCTGGCCGCGCTTCCCTGGCCGTCGAAAAACCTGCCCGAGGTCGTGGGCGGCGGCGCCGCGACCCTGCGTGCGCTCGTCCGCGAGTACCTTTTCGTTTCGCTCTTCCGGGCCTGCGCCGAATCCCTGGCCGGCGAGAACGCAAGCCGCCTGGCCGCCATGCAGCGGGCAGAAAAGAATATCGATGAATTGCTCGAAAGTCTCACGGCGACATTCCATCGCCTGCGTCAGAGCGGGATCGACGCGGAACTGTTCGACGTCATCTCCGGCTTCGAAGCGCTGACGTCCTGA